ATGTGCGTGGGCTCGGAGAAGCTGCCCACGGTGTGCCCGTCGGGCCGGGGCCCGACCGGCGCGGACGTGTGGCTGATCCAGGTCCTGGGCGCGTTCGGCGCGGTGCTGTCGGCGGTGGTGCTGCTGCTGAGGCGGCGGCCGAGCCTGTCGCCCTACGTGATGGTCGGCTACCAGGCCATGATCAAGGTGCTGCTGGGCTCGGCCCTGGCCGTGGTGGGGGTGCTCGCGCTGGGGGCGGGGGTGACCACCGGGCTGATCGCGGTGGCCTCGCAGGCGGCGCTGCTGGTGTGGGCGGTCCTGCTCGGCTACGGCCAGCAGTTGGCCACCCGCCTGCTCGACAGCTACACCGACCGCGTGATGGACCAGGCACGCCCGCTGCCGCGCCTGGAGGAGCAGCGCTGACCGGGGTCCGCCGCCCCGGTCCACCGGCCGCGCCCCGCCGGGGCGGCGTCGTGGTCGCCCGGCGCGAACCCGCACGGCCTGTCGAGCGCGGTCGACGACGACTCCGGCCGACCACCCCCGAGCGGCTCGCGGGACCAGGCACGACGGCGCTGGGCGCCTCGCGGGACCAGGCGCGACGGCGCTGGGTGACACCTCGCGGTGAAAGGGTGAAAAGCCGAGCGCTCCCCCTGCCGCACAAGGGGAACCGGGCTAGCGTCACAGGGGTGCTCGCCGAGCTGTTCCTCGACGCGGCCCGCTCCTGCCAGGGCCACAGCCCGCTCACGCACGCCCTGCTCGTGGCGGCGGCCGGGGACCTGGCGCGCGGCGGCGTCACCGCGCGGGTGATGGCGGGCGCCGAGTGCGACCGCCAGGGCACCGTGCCCGGCCTGCGGTTCGCGGGCGCCCTGCACCGGCTCGTGCTGGAGGGCCGGGCACCGGCGCTGGCCGCGCACTACCCGACCGCGGGCGGCGAACCGGACCTGCGCACCCTCTGGGACGACGTGCTGCCCGTGCTGCACGAGCACGCCGACGAGCTGCGCGCCGCGATCGCCTCGACGGTCGTGCAGACCAACGAGCCGGGCCGCAGCGCGCCGCTGTTCGGCGGCCTGCAGACCGCGACGCACCTGGCCGCGGTCGCCGCGGGCAGGCGCACCCGCTTCCCGGTCCGGCTGCTGGAGGTCGGCGCGTCGGGCGGGCTGAACCTGCGGCCGCACCGCATCGCCTACCTCGTCGACGGGGTGAAGCTGGGCGACCCGGGCAGCGCGTTCGCCCTCGACCCGCGCTGGACCGGACGCCCGCCGGCCGACCTGGACCACAACCTGCGCCTGGTGCGGCGCGCGGGCTGCGACCTCGACCCGGTGGACGTCACCACCGAGGACGGCAGGCTGCACCTCCAGTCGTTCGTGTGGGCCGACCAGGTGCACCGCTTCGAGCGCCTGCGGGCCGCGCTGGACCTGGCCCAGCTCGACCCGGTGCCGGTGCGGCGGGCGGCCGGGCCGGAGTGGCTGGCCGAGCAGCTGGCCCGCCCCGAGCGGGACGTGCTGACCGTCGTGTGGCACTCGGTGGTGTGGCAGTACACCTCACCGGCCGACCGCGCGATGGGCCGGGCGGTGCTGGCCGACGCGGCCGGCCGGGCCACGCCGATGGCGCCGCTGGCGCTGCTGGTCTACGAGCCCAGGCGCACGCACGGCGCCGACCCGTACCAGTTCCAGCTGCTGCTCAAGCTGTGGCCCGCGGGCGTGTCGCTGCGCCTGGGTTCCGGTGCCGGGCACGGCATCCCGTTCACCTGGGACCCGCGGCCCTGGACCTGAGCGGTCCGATGTGGACGGTCAGGCGCCGGTGGCGATGAGCAGCGTCACGGTGGCGAGCCAGCCCAGCAGGAGGGTGAGCGCCCAGAAGCGGAGGTTGGTGAGCATCCTGGTCATGTCCGAGGTTCCCGTCGCAGGAGAAGGGGAGGGGGTCTACAGCCACTCGTTGCGACGGAATATTCGGTACAGCGTCAGGCACACCACGAGGATCACCGAGATCACCATGGGGTAGCCGTACTTCCAGTGCAGCTCCGGCATGTGGTCGAAGTTCATGCCGTACACGCCGACCACCATGGTCGGCACGGAGATGATCGCCACCCACGAGGCGAGCTTGCGCATGTCCATGTTCTGCTGGAGCGTGATCTTCGCCAGCACGGCGTTGACCAGCGTGGTGAGCAGCTCGTCGAAGTTCGACACGCGCTCGGAGACCTGCGTGAGGTGGTCGTCGACGTCGCGGAAGTAGGAGCGCACCTGCTCCGGGATCATCGGCGTGTAGCCCTCGGCCAGCCTGCGCAGCGGCACGGCCAGCGGCATCACCGCGCGGCGCAGCTCCAGCACCTCGCGCTTCATCAGGTAGATCTGGTCGGCGCTGACCCGGCTGCGCGGCTGGAAGACCAGCGCCTCCATCTGGTCGATGTCCTGCTCGATGTGGTCGGTCACGTCGAGGTAGGTGTCCACCACGTGGTCGGCGATCGAGTACAGCACCGCGGCCGGGCCGACCTTCATCCGCTCCGGCTCGGCCTCCAGCTCGTGGCGCACCGCGGCCAGCCCGGAGTGGTTGCCGTGCCGGACCGTCACCACGAAGTCCCGGCCCAGGAACACCATGATCTCGCCGCTCTCGACGATCTCGTTGGCCGTGTCGGGGGAGGAGTTCTGGATGTAGCGGACCGTCTTGAGCACCATGAACAGCGTGTCGTCGTAGCGCTCCAGCTTCGGCCGCTGGTGGGCGTGCACGGCGTCCTCCACGGCCAGCTCGTGCAGGCCGAAGGTCTCCGCGACGCCCTCGATCTGCTCGGCGTCCGGCTCGTGCAGGCCGATCCAGACGAACCCCTCGCCGCGCCCGCGCACCTCCTCGACCGCGGCCGAGTGCGACCAGCGGCCGGGCAGGCGCGCACCGTCGACGTACACGCCGCAGTCGACGACGTAGGCCGACAGGGGCACGGGGACGGGCACGGCGGGACGGTCGGGCGAGCGGCCTCTCAGGCCGCCGAGCGAGGGCAGGCTGGGCACGGGGCACCTCCGGGGAGCGGGCGTCGACATCGAGCGAACGACGACGGCACGTCCCCGACCGGTGCGGCCGGCCTAGCCGGCGGGAGCGGGCTCCACGGTGAGGACGCGCGAGGTACTCGCAGGGTGGGGGTCATTACCCATCGGTAGTCCTCACCTCCTCGGGTCGGTCGGCCGTGGCGGTGGAGTCGCTCACAGACCGGTTGCCGAGGGTACTCCTCCGGTGCTCACACTGTCGTCCCGGTCGGCGTGGTCCTCGATCACACGGGCCGCACACACCACGACAGCCAACGGAGGCGGTAGTGCAGTTCGGGCGTTACTACGAGGAGTTCGAGGTCGGCGCGGTCTACAAGCACTGGCCCGGCAAGACGGTCACCGAGTACGACGACCACCTGTTCTGCCTGCTGACCATGAACCACCACCCGCTGCACATGGACGCGCACTACGCGGCGGAGACCACCGACTTCGGCAAGAACGTGGTGGTGGGCAACTACGTCTACTCGCTGCTGCTGGGCATGTCCGTGCCCGACGTCTCGGGCAAGGCCATCGCCAACCTGGAGGTCGAGTCGCTCAGGCACGTCAAGCCGACCTTCCACGGCGACACCATCTACGGTGAGACCGAGGTGCTGGACAAGACCCCGTCGAAGTCGAAGGACGACCGGGGCGTGGTCTACGTCGAGACGCGCGGGTACAAACAGGATGGAACGGTCGTCTGCGTCTTCCGCCGCAAGGTGATGGTGCCCAAGCGGTCCTACGGCGAGGCGCGCGGCGGCGAGCAGCCGGGCAGGCCCGAGCCCGCCGCGGGCTGAGGACCGGCGGGCCGGGGACCGGTGGTCGGGCGGGCAGGGCGGCCGGACGGGCAGTGCGACGTTAGGAGCGACGTGACCTCGTTGGACCTCGTGCGGCAGCGCCTGGCTTCGTTCGCGCAACGGGAGGCGCACGGCGTCTCCCCGCTCTACGAGCACCTCGCCTCGCGCGCCGCCGGGGACGACGAGGTCGCCGGCCTGCTGACCGCCGCGCCGGAGCGGTTCGCGCACCCGACCCTGCTGCTGGCGGCGGCGCACCGGCTGGTGCAGGCCGAGCCGTTCCACCGGCTGTCCGACTACTACCCCTCGCTGGGCGGCTCGTGCGGCCCGGACGAGCGCACCTGGCCGCTGTTCCGCGAGTTCGTGCTGGAGCGCGCGGACAAGGTGCGGGACCTGGTCTCGCGGCGCACCACGCAGACCAACGAGGTGCGCCGCGCGGCCCTGCTCTACCCGGCCCTGGCGCAGGTCAAGGGCCCGGTGGGGCTGCTGGAGGTCGGCTGCTCGGCCGGCCTGCTGCTCAACCTCGACCGGTACGGCTACCGCTACCAGACCCAGCAGGCCGGCCAGCTGGCGGCGGGGCCGGCGAAGGCGTCCGTCGGGCTGCACTGCGCGCTGGAGCTCGCGCCCGGCGCGGAGCTGCCGAAGATCCCCAAGTCGGTCAGGGTGGAGGCGCGCGTCGGCCTGGACCGGGCGCCCGCCGACCTGACCGACGAGGACACGTACGCGTGGTTGGAGGCGTGCGTGTGGGCCGACCAGCCGGAGCGGCTGCGGCTGTTCGGCGCCGCCGCGGCCGCGCAGCGCAAGTCGCCGCCGGAGTTCGTCACCGGCGACGCCGTGGCCGACCTCGGCCGGGCCGCCGCGCGGGTTCCCGAACCCCTGCCGCTGGTGGTGATCACCAGCAGCACCCTGGCGTACCTGTCGGGCGAGGAGTTCACCCGGGCGCTGGCGGGGCTAGGCCGGCCGGTGTGGTGGGTGAGCCACGAGGGCTACGCCGAGGGCCTCGCCCACGTCCTGCCGGGGCGGGACGACCTGCTGCCGGGCCCGGACGAGCCCGCGTTCGGCGTACTGGGGCTCGCCCACTTCGCCGACGGCGCGTTGCGCCGGGCGCGGGCGCTGGCGCGCACCGCCCTGCACGGCCAGCGGCTGGTGTGGCTCCCCTGATCGGGCGAAGTCGATCACCCGCGCGGCAGCTGCCCCCACTCCTCCAGGGTCTCGCGCAGCATCCCGGTGAGTGGGAGTGTGGCCAAGATCGCAGCGTCGGCCCAGCGGGCGTCGGAGGCGTCGTCGCCGGCCCGGAGCGTCCCCGATCGCACCTGGCAGGCGTAGTCGTGGATCTCGTAGAGGCCGCTCGGCGCGGGCCGCGTGACCGTGCCGACCAGGGCGCCGACGGTTACGGAGAGTCCCGTCTCCTCGCGAAGTTCCCGCATAAGTGCGGTCTCGTCGGATTCACCTGGTTCGACCCGTCCGCCGGGGAGTGACCATAGTCCCTCACCTGGGGGATTGCGGCGACGCACAAGCAGCAGTCGCCCGTTCGTGTCATGCACGATGCCCCCGACACAGCGGATCAGGGGCGCACTTTTGGCCGTCACGGTGACTAAGCGTAGTTACGCTGGCTTGGCGGTGCAGCAGGCTGACCCAAGTGCGGTACAAATCTCCCGAGGCGCCGCCGAGTGCGGTACAACGGTTTTCACTGGCGCCAAACGGGTGCGGTAGCGAACGGGGTTGATCACCGTGAATCTGAAGAAGATTCTCACTTTCGCCGGGGTCGGCTTGGTCCTGTTCTTCCTCATCGCCGAGCCCAACCAAGCGGCTCAGCTGGTGCAGAACATCCTGGGCACCCTCCGGGAAGCCGCTGAGGCGCTCATCACCTTCGTGAAACAATTGTTCTGAGTCGCCCGGCTCCTCCCACCTGACGGCGAGAGGTCGTAGGCATGTTCGCACCGAGGGACCCCGACGAGTACCTGCTGCCCACGGAGCGGCGGGTCATCCGGGTGCGCAGGCACTGGAGCAGTCTGCTCTGGGATCTCCTGGAGGCCGCGGCGCTGCTCGCCGGCGCCATGATGATCTCCTACCTGCTGCCGGAGAACGCGGGCATCGTCCAGAACATCCTCTGGTACGCGTCCCTGTTCGTGCTGCTCAGGCTGGCCTACTTCGTCATGGAGTGGTGGGTGGAGCGGATCGTCGTGACCGACAAGCGGTTCATGATCTCCTCGGGGGTCTTCGAGACCAAGGTCGCCATGATGCCGATCAGCAAGGTGACCGACCTCACCTACGAGCGCACGTTCCTCGGGCGCATGTTCGGCTTCGGCACCCTGGTCGTGGAGTCGGCGGGTCAGATCCAGGCCCTCAACCGGATCGAGTACCTGCCCAACCCCGAGGAGGTCTACGACGCGATCTCCGAGCTGACCTTCGGCGACAAGAAGGCGCAGGCGGAGCGCTTCTCGATGATCAAGGCGCAGCGGGCGGCGCGCGGCAAGAAGATGGTGCCGTAGGCCCCGCCGCGAGGCGGTCCCGGGGTCGTGGGCGGTGCCGCGGGGCGGGCCGCCCGGTGCCGTGGGTCAGACTGGGTGGGTGCGAATCGACCTGCACGTCCACTCGACCGAGTCCGACGGCACCGACACCCCCGCGGCGCTCGTGGCGGCCGCCGCCGCGGCCGGCCTGGGCGGGGTCGCGCTGACCGACCACGACACCGCCGCCGGCTGGGACGAGGCGGCCAACGCGCTGCCACCCGGCCTGAAGCTGGTCCGGGGCGCCGAGCTGTCCTGCGCCTCCGACGACGGCCGGGGCCGCACGATCACCGTGCACCTGCTGGCCTACCTGTACGACCACACCTCGCCCGCCCTGGTGGAGGAGCAGCTCAGGCTGCGGCTGGAGCGGCGGCAGCGGCTGCGCCGGATGGCCGACCGCATGGTCGCCGACGGGTTCCCCATCGACACGGACGAGCTGATGGCCGCGATGCCCGCCGACGCGCCCGCGGGTCGTCCCCACCTGGCCATGGCGCTGATCCGGGCCGGGGTGGTGCGCACCGTGGACGAGGCGTTCGCCAAGTACCTGACCGGTGGGCGGTACCTGGTGCCGCGCACCGACACGCCCGTCGAGCGGGCCATCCGGATGATCACCGACGCGGGCGGGGTGACCGTGCTCGCGCACCCGTTCGCCTCCTCGCGCGGGCCCATCGTGACCGAGCAGGTCGTGGCCGACCTCGCCGACCTCGGCCTCGCCGGCGTCGAGGTCGACCACCCCGACCACGACCCGGGCACGCGGGCGCGGCTGCGCGGCCTGGCCGGCGAGCTGGGGCTGCTGACCACCGGGTCCAGCGACTACCACGGCACCAACAAGACGGTGCGGCTCGGCGAGGAGACCACCCCGCCGGACGTGCTCGACGCGCTGGCCGACCGGGCGACGGGGTGCAAGGTCCTCGTGGGGTGAGGCCGGTCGTGCGGTGAGGCCGGTGCCCCGGTGACGCTGCCGCCGGGGTGAGGCCGGTGTCGGGTGACGCGCCGGTGCCGAGTGGCGTCGGCGGTCTGTGGTCGGCGGCCCGCGGTCTTCTGCGGTCGGCGGGTGCCGCCGCCTCGGTGCCGCCCGGCGTGAGGGCCGGCGACTCCCACGCGCCGCCGGCCCGGTGCGGCCGCCGCGCTGTCGGTGGTCCTCGGTAGCTTGGGCGGGTGCAGGAGCAGTTGGGGTTCGACTTCGGCGCCGAGCCGAGGAAGCTGGTGCGGGTGACGCCGGCGAAGCTGGCGACGTGGGCCGACTGCCCGCGCCGCTTCCGCATGGCCTACCTGGACCGCCCGACACCGCCGCGCGGCGGCGCGTGGGCGCACAGCACCCTCGGCGCCGTGGTGCACAACGCCCTCAAGGCGCTGTTCGACCTGCCCGCCGACCGGCGCACGCCCGACCAGGCCGTCGCCCTGCTGCACCGGCAGTGGAAGGACGACGGCTTCCGCGACGCCGAGCAGGCCGCCACCTACCGGGAGCGCGCGGTCGGCTGGGTGCGCGACTACGTCGAGGGCGTCGACACCTCGGTCGACCCGGTCGGCGTCGAGCGCTGGGTGTCCACCCCCACGTCCAGGATCGTCGCCGAGGGCCGGGTCGACCGCATCGACCTGCGCGACGGCGAACTGGTGGTCGTGGACTACAAGACCGGGCGGCACGCGCTCACCGTGGACGACGCGCGCGGGTCCCAGGCGCTCGCCCTGTACGCGCTGGCCGCCCGGCGCACGCTGCGCAGGCCGTGCCACCGGGTTGAGCTGCACCACCTGCCCACCCGCTCGGTCGCCGTGTGGGAGCACACCGAGGAGAGCCTGGGCCGGCACGTGTCGCGGGCCGAGGAGGCCGCCGAGGAGCTGAGGCTGGCCTCCGACACCCTCGCCGCGGGCGGCGACCCGGACGTGCTGTTCCCGCCGC
This portion of the Saccharothrix syringae genome encodes:
- a CDS encoding DUF2332 domain-containing protein translates to MLAELFLDAARSCQGHSPLTHALLVAAAGDLARGGVTARVMAGAECDRQGTVPGLRFAGALHRLVLEGRAPALAAHYPTAGGEPDLRTLWDDVLPVLHEHADELRAAIASTVVQTNEPGRSAPLFGGLQTATHLAAVAAGRRTRFPVRLLEVGASGGLNLRPHRIAYLVDGVKLGDPGSAFALDPRWTGRPPADLDHNLRLVRRAGCDLDPVDVTTEDGRLHLQSFVWADQVHRFERLRAALDLAQLDPVPVRRAAGPEWLAEQLARPERDVLTVVWHSVVWQYTSPADRAMGRAVLADAAGRATPMAPLALLVYEPRRTHGADPYQFQLLLKLWPAGVSLRLGSGAGHGIPFTWDPRPWT
- the corA gene encoding magnesium/cobalt transporter CorA, which encodes MPSLPSLGGLRGRSPDRPAVPVPVPLSAYVVDCGVYVDGARLPGRWSHSAAVEEVRGRGEGFVWIGLHEPDAEQIEGVAETFGLHELAVEDAVHAHQRPKLERYDDTLFMVLKTVRYIQNSSPDTANEIVESGEIMVFLGRDFVVTVRHGNHSGLAAVRHELEAEPERMKVGPAAVLYSIADHVVDTYLDVTDHIEQDIDQMEALVFQPRSRVSADQIYLMKREVLELRRAVMPLAVPLRRLAEGYTPMIPEQVRSYFRDVDDHLTQVSERVSNFDELLTTLVNAVLAKITLQQNMDMRKLASWVAIISVPTMVVGVYGMNFDHMPELHWKYGYPMVISVILVVCLTLYRIFRRNEWL
- a CDS encoding MaoC family dehydratase, translated to MQFGRYYEEFEVGAVYKHWPGKTVTEYDDHLFCLLTMNHHPLHMDAHYAAETTDFGKNVVVGNYVYSLLLGMSVPDVSGKAIANLEVESLRHVKPTFHGDTIYGETEVLDKTPSKSKDDRGVVYVETRGYKQDGTVVCVFRRKVMVPKRSYGEARGGEQPGRPEPAAG
- a CDS encoding DUF2332 domain-containing protein, which translates into the protein MTSLDLVRQRLASFAQREAHGVSPLYEHLASRAAGDDEVAGLLTAAPERFAHPTLLLAAAHRLVQAEPFHRLSDYYPSLGGSCGPDERTWPLFREFVLERADKVRDLVSRRTTQTNEVRRAALLYPALAQVKGPVGLLEVGCSAGLLLNLDRYGYRYQTQQAGQLAAGPAKASVGLHCALELAPGAELPKIPKSVRVEARVGLDRAPADLTDEDTYAWLEACVWADQPERLRLFGAAAAAQRKSPPEFVTGDAVADLGRAAARVPEPLPLVVITSSTLAYLSGEEFTRALAGLGRPVWWVSHEGYAEGLAHVLPGRDDLLPGPDEPAFGVLGLAHFADGALRRARALARTALHGQRLVWLP
- a CDS encoding NUDIX hydrolase, encoding MTAKSAPLIRCVGGIVHDTNGRLLLVRRRNPPGEGLWSLPGGRVEPGESDETALMRELREETGLSVTVGALVGTVTRPAPSGLYEIHDYACQVRSGTLRAGDDASDARWADAAILATLPLTGMLRETLEEWGQLPRG
- a CDS encoding PH domain-containing protein; translated protein: MFAPRDPDEYLLPTERRVIRVRRHWSSLLWDLLEAAALLAGAMMISYLLPENAGIVQNILWYASLFVLLRLAYFVMEWWVERIVVTDKRFMISSGVFETKVAMMPISKVTDLTYERTFLGRMFGFGTLVVESAGQIQALNRIEYLPNPEEVYDAISELTFGDKKAQAERFSMIKAQRAARGKKMVP
- a CDS encoding PHP domain-containing protein, yielding MRIDLHVHSTESDGTDTPAALVAAAAAAGLGGVALTDHDTAAGWDEAANALPPGLKLVRGAELSCASDDGRGRTITVHLLAYLYDHTSPALVEEQLRLRLERRQRLRRMADRMVADGFPIDTDELMAAMPADAPAGRPHLAMALIRAGVVRTVDEAFAKYLTGGRYLVPRTDTPVERAIRMITDAGGVTVLAHPFASSRGPIVTEQVVADLADLGLAGVEVDHPDHDPGTRARLRGLAGELGLLTTGSSDYHGTNKTVRLGEETTPPDVLDALADRATGCKVLVG
- a CDS encoding RecB family exonuclease, yielding MQEQLGFDFGAEPRKLVRVTPAKLATWADCPRRFRMAYLDRPTPPRGGAWAHSTLGAVVHNALKALFDLPADRRTPDQAVALLHRQWKDDGFRDAEQAATYRERAVGWVRDYVEGVDTSVDPVGVERWVSTPTSRIVAEGRVDRIDLRDGELVVVDYKTGRHALTVDDARGSQALALYALAARRTLRRPCHRVELHHLPTRSVAVWEHTEESLGRHVSRAEEAAEELRLASDTLAAGGDPDVLFPPRTGNRCSWCDFRRSCPEGQQASQALEPWALLAP